One Cohnella candidum genomic region harbors:
- a CDS encoding permease, with product MSQSNGLSLRHESQNTAKTVALVLIFVLIAAAGLMYVKWWPYYHKALTSATSHSIGSSILGDPAGQADSPTWNGAWEYARKYFKSVWKAAVLGILLGSLVQVLIPVRWLQRVLGGSRFKSAFYGGIVALPGMMCTCCAAPIAAGLRRKNVSAGAAISFWLGNPLLNPATLIFMTFVLSWKFTVLRIVFGALLTFGTGYIANRMMKGKEVEAPAEMQVQESAETEESRPFWLRWAKSLGSMLVQVVPSYLAAVLVMGALKVWLFPVTEGSGFLILLLFAVAGALFVIPTAAEIPIVQSFLAAGVSTAPAAALLLTLPAISLPSLLMVFKSFPRKIIAFVLGSVIIVGLLSGFVGAIAL from the coding sequence ATGTCGCAATCGAACGGGCTCAGCCTGCGTCACGAATCCCAGAATACGGCCAAAACGGTCGCGTTGGTTCTCATATTCGTTCTTATAGCAGCCGCCGGACTCATGTACGTCAAATGGTGGCCTTATTATCATAAAGCTCTAACTTCGGCAACGAGCCATTCGATAGGCTCTTCGATCCTGGGCGATCCGGCCGGACAGGCCGATTCGCCGACATGGAACGGCGCGTGGGAATACGCGCGGAAATACTTCAAATCCGTCTGGAAAGCGGCCGTTCTGGGCATCCTGCTCGGCTCGCTGGTCCAGGTGTTGATCCCGGTCCGCTGGCTGCAGCGGGTGCTCGGCGGCAGCCGCTTCAAAAGCGCGTTCTACGGAGGCATCGTCGCCCTGCCCGGCATGATGTGCACCTGCTGCGCGGCGCCGATCGCCGCGGGACTTCGCCGCAAGAACGTATCGGCCGGTGCCGCGATTTCTTTCTGGCTCGGCAATCCGCTGCTGAATCCGGCGACGCTGATCTTCATGACGTTCGTGCTGTCCTGGAAGTTCACCGTCCTGCGCATCGTCTTCGGTGCGCTGCTGACGTTCGGAACCGGCTATATCGCCAACCGCATGATGAAAGGCAAGGAAGTGGAAGCTCCCGCTGAAATGCAGGTACAGGAGAGCGCCGAAACGGAGGAATCCCGTCCGTTCTGGCTTCGCTGGGCGAAAAGCCTCGGCTCTATGCTGGTTCAAGTCGTACCGTCATACTTGGCCGCCGTTCTGGTAATGGGCGCGCTCAAGGTCTGGCTGTTCCCGGTCACGGAAGGTTCCGGTTTCCTGATCCTGCTGCTGTTCGCCGTCGCGGGCGCCCTGTTCGTCATCCCGACCGCCGCGGAAATCCCGATCGTGCAATCGTTCCTCGCGGCGGGCGTCAGTACGGCACCGGCTGCGGCGCTCCTCCTGACGCTCCCCGCGATCAGCCTGCCTTCGCTGCTCATGGTATTCAAGTCGTTCCCGCGCAAAATCATCGCGTTCGTGCTTGGCTCGGTCATCATCGTCGGCCTTCTCAGCGGTTTTGTCGGAGCGATCGCTCTTTAA
- a CDS encoding LysE family translocator yields MFGIEHYTLFLLSGILLNLTPGTDTLYILSRTVAQGKRAGILSVLGIVSGVFFHTLFAAFGLSVILMQSALAFSVVKWLGAGYLIYIGIKSLKSRANPLVLEQTERTAGKKIYLQGLLTNVLNPKVALFFLAFLPQFIEPDRTTGVLPFILLGLTFIVTGTLWNFVLVWGSSLLTRKLRSGSVAKYLNKISGVVFIGLGIKLLRTTRT; encoded by the coding sequence ATGTTCGGCATCGAGCATTATACGTTGTTTTTGTTATCCGGCATTTTATTGAATCTCACGCCGGGAACCGATACTTTGTACATCCTGAGCCGGACGGTGGCGCAGGGTAAACGGGCGGGAATCCTGTCCGTCCTCGGCATCGTATCGGGCGTGTTCTTCCATACCCTGTTCGCGGCTTTCGGCTTGTCCGTCATCCTCATGCAATCGGCGCTCGCGTTCAGTGTCGTCAAATGGCTGGGGGCCGGCTATCTGATCTATATCGGGATCAAAAGCCTGAAGTCCCGTGCGAATCCCCTGGTGTTGGAGCAGACGGAGCGGACGGCCGGCAAAAAGATCTATTTGCAGGGACTGCTTACGAACGTGCTCAATCCGAAGGTCGCGTTGTTTTTCCTCGCGTTCCTGCCGCAGTTCATCGAGCCGGATCGGACCACCGGCGTTCTGCCGTTCATTTTGCTGGGCTTGACCTTCATCGTGACCGGCACTTTATGGAATTTCGTGCTCGTCTGGGGCTCCAGCCTGCTGACGCGCAAGCTGAGAAGCGGCAGCGTCGCGAAATATTTGAACAAGATTTCCGGCGTCGTGTTCATCGGCCTCGGGATCAAGCTGCTTCGCACGACAAGAACGTAA
- a CDS encoding spore germination protein has protein sequence MEAKSLETLRHSDDFKVDTLDNGLFQIEVYFFSSLCDTDTIKKEIAHPFLVSPSADAFKIVLKSALACKILENEAEIPGALLQGNAVIQLQDAYYKLLASSPANDKPTEAVAETTLQGPQSAFSEDSETNLKLIRQRYPDPNLTAEQYKLGKVSRTKSYLVYDRNKVNRKVLSQLQQKIKEIDADMVMAGGQVETLITKTKIRWFPIMIVTERPDRTILNLSQGKIVLLIDGTPFVLIVPAVFYDFISAMDDVYQSFVVTRALVLLRYVGLLITMTLPAMYVAIVSYNPEILKVQFTLSLAGSRAAVPYPSFIEVMIMLFLIEALVEASLRLPRYIGSTATTVGGLILGQAAQQAGLVSSVMIIVTSAVAISNFLIPINAMSFAIRMAKYPLIFLASLFGIAGVVTGMFAIVLYAANLTSFGEPYFRFFLKENATSGYKEGDTE, from the coding sequence ATGGAAGCTAAAAGTTTGGAAACGCTGCGCCATTCGGACGACTTTAAAGTCGATACGCTCGATAACGGCCTATTTCAAATTGAGGTGTATTTCTTCTCTTCCCTGTGCGATACCGACACGATCAAGAAGGAAATCGCCCATCCTTTTCTGGTTTCCCCCTCCGCGGATGCCTTCAAGATCGTCTTGAAATCTGCCCTTGCCTGCAAGATCCTGGAGAATGAAGCGGAAATCCCCGGAGCCCTTCTTCAGGGAAACGCCGTCATCCAGCTGCAAGACGCTTACTATAAGCTGCTAGCTTCCAGCCCGGCCAACGACAAGCCGACGGAGGCGGTCGCCGAAACGACGCTGCAAGGCCCGCAATCCGCGTTCAGCGAAGACTCGGAAACGAATCTCAAGCTCATCCGCCAACGCTATCCGGACCCGAATCTTACGGCGGAACAATACAAGCTCGGTAAAGTCTCGCGGACCAAGTCCTATCTCGTCTATGACCGTAACAAAGTGAACAGGAAAGTCCTTTCTCAATTGCAACAAAAAATAAAAGAGATCGACGCCGATATGGTCATGGCAGGCGGTCAAGTGGAAACTTTGATCACGAAAACAAAAATACGGTGGTTCCCGATCATGATCGTAACGGAGCGCCCTGACCGCACGATCCTGAACTTGTCCCAGGGTAAAATCGTGTTGCTGATAGACGGGACTCCGTTCGTCCTCATCGTTCCCGCGGTTTTCTACGATTTTATTTCCGCGATGGACGATGTGTACCAGTCGTTCGTCGTCACGAGGGCCTTGGTGCTCCTGCGCTATGTCGGCCTCCTCATCACAATGACGCTGCCGGCCATGTACGTGGCCATCGTTTCCTACAATCCCGAAATCCTGAAAGTGCAATTCACCCTTTCGCTCGCGGGCAGCCGCGCGGCCGTCCCATACCCTTCCTTCATTGAAGTGATGATCATGCTTTTCCTGATCGAAGCCCTCGTCGAGGCCAGCTTGCGGCTGCCCCGGTATATCGGTTCCACGGCGACGACCGTGGGAGGATTGATTCTGGGGCAGGCCGCACAGCAAGCGGGCCTGGTCAGCAGCGTCATGATCATCGTCACGTCCGCCGTCGCCATTTCCAACTTCCTGATCCCGATCAACGCGATGAGCTTCGCGATCCGGATGGCCAAATACCCCTTGATCTTTCTTGCCTCGCTCTTCGGCATCGCGGGCGTCGTTACGGGCATGTTCGCGATCGTGCTTTACGCGGCGAACCTGACGAGCTTCGGGGAACCTTATTTCCGGTTTTTCCTGAAAGAAAACGCCACGTCCGGCTACAAAGAAGGTGACACGGAGTGA
- a CDS encoding GerAB/ArcD/ProY family transporter: MSRYFFYLFLMCMFINTIFFVPRLLMNERFDGAIMSVILAVIIGSTSAILFTKAMRKFPGEGLPEITARMLPGFLRIPLLLFLGVMWAIAGAVILISFSMITLRFLNPEANATVLLLCYCTVGAWSARFRPVAILNLAEFIIVLNSPFVLYIMFKTLSSPWFDWDSVKILSDYVLHPPTWTAVAAASYPFTGYINMALYNRAFNQTRLKGLWLIPIIGVSILFVSFVVPIGLLGIDSSGDYLYTWITAADTLRMQYGFIERVVYLFLFIYIGFSLLFVTVTWNVGALLIRDCFKRRNLTIKKVKVPLATIICVSFAAATLIAGIYLDDKSLIGFVAHWQILRLASETFLVLLVVWLSWRNKYA; encoded by the coding sequence GTGAGCCGCTATTTCTTCTATTTGTTCCTGATGTGCATGTTCATCAACACGATCTTTTTCGTTCCCCGGCTGCTGATGAACGAACGGTTCGACGGAGCGATCATGTCCGTCATCTTGGCGGTCATTATCGGCAGCACGTCGGCCATCCTGTTCACGAAAGCCATGCGCAAGTTCCCGGGAGAAGGCCTGCCGGAGATCACGGCCCGCATGCTTCCCGGCTTTCTTCGCATTCCGCTGCTCCTGTTCCTCGGCGTCATGTGGGCGATCGCCGGAGCCGTGATCCTCATTTCCTTCTCGATGATCACGCTCCGATTCCTGAATCCCGAGGCCAATGCGACCGTCCTCCTGCTCTGTTACTGCACGGTCGGAGCCTGGTCCGCCCGTTTTCGCCCGGTGGCGATTCTCAATCTGGCGGAGTTCATCATCGTGCTGAATTCGCCTTTCGTGCTCTATATCATGTTCAAAACGTTGTCCAGCCCCTGGTTCGATTGGGACTCGGTCAAGATTTTGAGCGACTACGTCCTTCATCCCCCGACCTGGACAGCTGTAGCCGCCGCGTCATATCCGTTCACCGGGTATATCAATATGGCCCTCTATAACCGGGCGTTCAATCAGACGAGGTTAAAAGGGCTTTGGCTCATCCCCATTATCGGCGTGTCCATCCTTTTCGTCTCTTTCGTCGTCCCCATCGGCCTGCTTGGCATAGACAGCTCTGGAGATTATCTATACACCTGGATCACGGCAGCCGATACGCTCCGCATGCAATACGGTTTTATCGAAAGGGTCGTTTATTTGTTCCTTTTCATTTATATCGGTTTTTCGCTGCTGTTCGTCACGGTGACGTGGAACGTCGGCGCTCTGCTGATCCGGGATTGCTTCAAGCGGCGAAACCTGACGATCAAGAAAGTGAAGGTGCCGCTCGCTACGATCATTTGCGTCTCCTTTGCCGCCGCAACTTTAATTGCCGGCATCTATCTGGACGACAAAAGTTTGATCGGTTTCGTGGCCCATTGGCAAATCCTAAGACTCGCTTCGGAGACGTTTTTGGTCCTCTTGGTGGTCTGGCTGTCTTGGAGGAACAAATATGCGTAA
- a CDS encoding DUF2334 domain-containing protein translates to MRKALIRLEDLGPGGHYESPEEQRKLGAVTDLLYAEAIPFHAAVISRFVDPGKRIDRTIAAPQDAVSARFLSLLHRWSAMGASLGMHGYTHQFGASVSGEGYEFAYPGCNEDCPPDAAAYTLGRFRAACVSFLAAGLRPDWFETPHYAASASQRKILEACSCVIYEDNPAAPGSRKVTVAASRSRIGNTYYVPTPLSYVGGASVERDVVRIIRETENYGDDDLASFFFHPFLEFPYIRLQDDGRVLYAEDSPLRQITGAMKAMGRRFVTVHVSKNLFTMS, encoded by the coding sequence GTGCGGAAAGCGTTAATCCGTTTGGAGGATCTCGGCCCCGGCGGTCATTATGAATCGCCAGAGGAGCAGCGTAAGTTGGGCGCAGTGACGGACTTGCTGTATGCGGAGGCCATCCCGTTCCATGCTGCGGTCATCTCGCGGTTCGTCGATCCCGGCAAAAGGATTGATCGCACGATAGCCGCCCCGCAAGATGCCGTATCCGCCCGTTTCTTGTCTTTGCTCCATCGTTGGTCCGCGATGGGGGCTTCCCTCGGCATGCACGGGTATACGCACCAATTCGGGGCATCCGTGAGCGGCGAAGGATACGAATTCGCGTATCCCGGCTGCAACGAGGATTGTCCTCCTGACGCGGCAGCTTACACCCTGGGAAGATTCCGCGCTGCATGCGTATCCTTCCTGGCAGCCGGCTTGCGGCCGGATTGGTTCGAAACGCCCCATTATGCGGCATCCGCCAGCCAGAGAAAAATTCTCGAAGCCTGCAGCTGCGTGATTTACGAGGATAACCCGGCTGCACCGGGCAGCCGGAAAGTGACCGTGGCCGCATCCCGTTCCCGGATCGGGAACACCTACTACGTCCCCACTCCTCTCTCCTACGTCGGAGGCGCATCAGTCGAACGGGACGTCGTCCGCATCATCCGGGAAACGGAAAACTACGGCGATGACGATCTCGCCTCCTTCTTCTTTCACCCGTTTCTCGAGTTTCCGTATATACGGCTCCAGGATGACGGCCGCGTATTGTATGCGGAGGACTCCCCGCTCCGGCAGATCACGGGTGCGATGAAGGCGATGGGCCGGCGGTTCGTGACCGTTCACGTCTCGAAAAACTTATTCACCATGTCCTGA
- the selD gene encoding selenide, water dikinase SelD — METSENVKLTSLSSKGGCGCKIGPADLMQVIRSLPPSTPDPNLLVGLDTSDDAGVYKLTDDLAIVQTVDFFTPIVDDPYSFGQIAAANAISDIYAMGAKPLTVLNIVAFPISTLDKRILADILRGASDKVREAGATLVGGHSIDDKEPKFGLAVTGIVHPDKARTNAGAKPGDKMILTKPIGVGILTTSIKKGELSETEIARVTEVMATLNKKAAETMEPYDVHAVTDVTGFGLIGHSLEMAKGSGAGILIRRGSVPVLPRVRELAERGYVPGGTKNNFNHVQENVDFPEAMDQTDRYILCDAVTSGGLLISVAGTEGDRLLADLRQAGVDAHLIGEVTGEHAGRIVVTE, encoded by the coding sequence ATGGAAACCTCAGAGAACGTGAAATTGACTTCGCTCTCCAGCAAAGGCGGATGCGGCTGCAAGATCGGACCGGCCGACCTCATGCAGGTCATCCGCAGCCTGCCGCCGTCGACGCCGGACCCGAACTTGCTTGTCGGGCTGGATACGAGCGACGACGCGGGGGTGTACAAGCTGACCGACGATCTTGCCATCGTGCAGACGGTCGACTTCTTCACGCCGATCGTCGATGATCCTTACTCCTTCGGCCAAATTGCCGCAGCGAATGCGATCAGCGACATTTATGCGATGGGCGCTAAGCCTTTAACGGTATTAAATATCGTCGCATTCCCGATTTCCACGCTGGACAAGCGCATTTTGGCGGACATTCTCCGCGGCGCGTCGGATAAAGTCCGGGAGGCGGGAGCGACGTTGGTCGGCGGGCATTCCATCGACGACAAGGAACCGAAATTCGGTCTGGCGGTCACGGGCATCGTCCATCCGGACAAAGCCCGCACCAACGCGGGAGCGAAGCCGGGCGACAAGATGATCCTGACGAAGCCGATAGGGGTCGGTATCCTGACGACGTCGATCAAGAAAGGCGAATTATCCGAAACGGAAATCGCCCGGGTGACGGAAGTCATGGCCACGCTGAACAAGAAGGCGGCCGAAACGATGGAGCCGTATGACGTTCACGCCGTCACCGACGTGACGGGCTTCGGCCTGATCGGGCACAGCCTGGAGATGGCCAAAGGCAGCGGAGCGGGCATCCTGATCCGCCGAGGCTCCGTCCCGGTGCTGCCGCGCGTCCGCGAGTTGGCCGAACGCGGTTACGTGCCCGGCGGCACGAAAAACAACTTCAACCACGTGCAGGAGAACGTCGACTTCCCCGAAGCGATGGATCAGACGGACCGCTATATTCTGTGCGACGCGGTGACCTCCGGCGGGCTGCTCATTTCCGTCGCGGGTACGGAGGGAGACCGCTTGCTGGCGGATCTCCGCCAAGCCGGCGTCGACGCCCACCTCATCGGGGAAGTGACCGGGGAACATGCCGGCCGGATCGTCGTGACGGAATAA
- a CDS encoding ATP-binding protein → MALFEVNGESPASLFFQRSSHGMAFLSPDGRILEANPAFCSMLGSARETLLSTPIDKIIGTEKDWAIRLENPSDQTDIDVRIIRNDGSILLGSANLLASETAGEDARSCRMLEIMKERKKNDELIAEVFRIASIGSWEWEIQDDEIWFSDQIQTLCDVDASEWGRRSPGLLDLVPPESRPSFQEAIDLALKGNPLDFEFRNQKPDGSVHYLHVRGLVSYAAGGKPRKLHGTVQDITDRKKVELKLLETVERYTSLKKFNHDAIFSLDLNGNIINSNAVAQEMTGYPIQEMAGKNFSLYIGGQDILDILAASKHDVNAEKRIDKIEHRNGSYAEVLTTIAPIIIHDESVGYYIISKDITEQKKLIIAKEAAESTNQAKSEFLAMMSHEIRTPMNGVIGMTDLLLETTALDAPHREYLEVIKKSGETLLSIINDILDFSKIDSGKTELIEEEFDLRACIFETVDLLAPKAQEKKLDMSFSLSPNIPSKLVGDSTRLKQVLMNLIGNSIKFTHSGSISVAVKQLARHEDQAMLKFIIKDTGIGIPREKSEQLFQPFYQLDNFMTRRSEGTGLGLAISKKLVNLMGGDIWIEHTEEPGSTFVFTVIMHEKPRVPNPSETVSGSFATEKKPRGLNILVAEDNRINQLVLIKMLENQGHRVQFVEDGNEAIEAALTERFDLIFMDVHLPGMNGLEATALIKDALKPEECPVIIAVTANALKGDREKCLASGMDEYLSKPITSKVVQDMVNKFFET, encoded by the coding sequence ATGGCCCTATTCGAAGTCAACGGCGAAAGTCCGGCAAGCCTGTTTTTCCAACGTTCGTCCCACGGCATGGCCTTCCTGTCTCCGGATGGCCGAATATTGGAGGCCAACCCCGCATTTTGCTCCATGCTTGGCAGTGCGAGAGAAACGCTTCTCTCGACCCCTATAGATAAAATCATCGGAACGGAGAAAGATTGGGCCATTCGGCTCGAAAATCCGTCCGATCAGACCGACATAGACGTGCGAATCATCCGGAACGATGGAAGCATTCTTTTGGGTTCCGCTAACTTGCTGGCATCCGAGACGGCCGGGGAGGATGCGCGGTCCTGCCGAATGCTGGAGATCATGAAAGAGCGGAAGAAGAACGACGAACTGATCGCGGAAGTATTTCGGATTGCGTCGATCGGCAGTTGGGAGTGGGAAATTCAGGACGACGAAATCTGGTTTTCGGATCAGATTCAAACGCTCTGCGACGTCGACGCGTCCGAGTGGGGCCGCAGGAGTCCCGGGTTGCTCGATTTGGTGCCGCCCGAAAGCCGGCCCTCATTCCAGGAAGCGATCGATCTTGCTTTGAAGGGCAACCCGCTCGATTTCGAGTTCCGGAATCAGAAGCCGGACGGCAGCGTGCATTATTTGCATGTCCGGGGGCTGGTGTCTTATGCGGCAGGAGGGAAACCTCGTAAATTACACGGCACGGTACAGGACATCACAGACCGGAAGAAAGTCGAGCTGAAGCTGCTTGAAACGGTCGAACGCTATACCTCGCTGAAGAAATTCAACCACGACGCGATTTTCTCGCTGGACTTGAACGGCAATATCATCAATTCCAACGCCGTCGCCCAGGAAATGACGGGTTATCCGATCCAGGAGATGGCCGGTAAAAATTTCTCGCTCTATATCGGCGGGCAAGATATCCTGGATATTCTCGCCGCGTCCAAGCATGACGTCAACGCGGAGAAACGCATCGATAAAATCGAACACCGCAACGGCTCGTACGCGGAAGTGCTGACGACGATCGCCCCGATCATCATCCATGACGAAAGCGTCGGCTATTATATTATCTCCAAGGACATTACGGAACAGAAGAAACTGATCATCGCCAAGGAAGCCGCGGAATCGACGAATCAGGCGAAAAGCGAATTCCTGGCGATGATGAGCCACGAAATCCGGACCCCGATGAACGGGGTGATCGGCATGACGGATCTGCTTCTCGAAACGACTGCCCTGGACGCTCCGCATCGGGAGTACTTGGAAGTCATCAAGAAAAGCGGCGAAACGCTGCTCTCCATCATCAACGACATTCTCGACTTCTCCAAAATCGATTCCGGAAAAACGGAGCTGATCGAGGAGGAGTTCGACTTGCGCGCCTGCATTTTCGAAACGGTCGACCTGCTTGCCCCCAAAGCGCAGGAGAAGAAGCTGGACATGTCTTTCTCCTTGAGTCCCAACATTCCGTCCAAACTCGTCGGGGATTCGACCCGTCTTAAACAGGTGCTGATGAACCTCATCGGCAATTCGATCAAATTCACGCACAGCGGCAGCATTTCCGTCGCCGTTAAACAGCTGGCGAGGCACGAGGATCAAGCCATGCTCAAATTCATCATTAAGGATACCGGTATCGGAATTCCGAGAGAGAAATCAGAGCAGCTGTTCCAACCGTTCTATCAGCTGGATAACTTCATGACGCGCCGTTCGGAAGGAACGGGGCTGGGGCTTGCGATCAGCAAGAAGCTGGTTAACCTGATGGGCGGGGACATCTGGATCGAGCATACCGAAGAGCCCGGTTCTACTTTCGTGTTCACGGTCATTATGCACGAGAAGCCGCGTGTGCCGAATCCGTCGGAAACCGTCTCGGGTTCTTTCGCGACGGAGAAGAAGCCGAGAGGGCTGAATATCCTGGTGGCGGAAGACAACCGGATCAACCAGCTTGTCTTGATCAAGATGCTCGAGAACCAAGGTCATCGGGTGCAATTCGTCGAAGACGGCAACGAAGCCATCGAAGCGGCGCTTACCGAACGGTTCGACCTGATTTTCATGGATGTCCATCTGCCGGGCATGAACGGATTGGAAGCGACGGCTTTGATCAAGGATGCGCTGAAACCGGAGGAATGTCCCGTTATTATCGCCGTCACCGCCAACGCGTTGAAAGGCGATAGGGAAAAGTGCTTGGCATCGGGCATGGACGAATACTTAAGCAAACCGATCACGAGCAAAGTCGTTCAGGACATGGTGAATAAGTTTTTCGAGACGTGA
- the mnmH gene encoding tRNA 2-selenouridine(34) synthase MnmH — protein sequence MFQDILPESLNGLRRSRELTVIDVRSPSEYEDSTIPGSLNIPLFDDAERAEIGTIYKQVSVEAAKQRGLEIVSAKLPAFIRAFSEIPGKKAVFCWRGGMRSRTTATVLSLMGIHAYRVAGGYRDYRKWVVETLEEYSLKCPAYVLHGNTGTGKTSILRGLKEQGYPVLDLEGLAGHRGSIFGEIGLRSHNQKTFDSLLLDELLAYDEAPYLLMEAESKRIGKAVLPDFLMRGKEQGRHIWLELPMEERVRNLLEDYRPWEHAEECLVAFRQIKSRIHTPIAAEIEGCLRTDRFDKAVEMLLTHYYDPRYAHSSEGYEDEGHLIISARTVEEAAEEVARLLPPSAG from the coding sequence ATGTTCCAGGACATTTTGCCGGAAAGCTTGAACGGCTTGCGCCGCAGCCGGGAGCTTACGGTCATTGACGTAAGGTCGCCGTCCGAATACGAGGATTCCACGATCCCGGGCAGCTTGAACATTCCATTGTTCGATGATGCCGAGAGGGCGGAAATCGGCACCATTTACAAGCAGGTCAGCGTGGAGGCCGCCAAACAGCGAGGGCTGGAGATCGTCTCGGCCAAGCTGCCGGCGTTCATCCGCGCTTTTTCCGAGATTCCCGGGAAGAAGGCGGTGTTCTGCTGGAGAGGCGGCATGCGGAGCAGAACGACCGCGACCGTCCTGAGCTTGATGGGCATTCACGCCTACCGTGTCGCAGGAGGTTACCGCGATTACCGCAAGTGGGTCGTCGAGACGCTGGAAGAATACTCGCTCAAGTGTCCGGCATACGTCCTGCACGGAAATACGGGAACCGGGAAAACCTCGATCCTGCGCGGTCTGAAGGAGCAAGGCTATCCGGTGCTGGATCTTGAAGGGCTCGCAGGACACCGGGGATCGATTTTCGGGGAAATCGGTCTGCGAAGCCACAATCAGAAAACGTTCGATTCGCTGCTGCTGGACGAACTGCTGGCTTACGATGAAGCCCCTTACCTGCTGATGGAGGCGGAAAGCAAAAGAATCGGCAAAGCCGTGCTGCCCGATTTTCTGATGCGCGGCAAAGAGCAGGGCCGCCACATCTGGCTGGAGCTTCCGATGGAAGAGAGGGTGCGCAACCTCTTGGAAGACTACCGACCGTGGGAGCACGCGGAGGAATGCCTGGTCGCGTTCCGTCAGATCAAGTCCCGGATCCATACGCCGATCGCCGCCGAAATCGAAGGCTGCCTGCGGACGGATAGATTCGACAAAGCGGTGGAGATGCTGCTCACCCATTATTACGATCCCCGCTACGCTCATTCTTCTGAAGGATACGAAGATGAGGGGCATCTGATCATCAGCGCGCGGACGGTGGAAGAGGCCGCCGAAGAGGTGGCGCGGCTGCTGCCGCCTTCTGCGGGCTGA
- a CDS encoding Ger(x)C family spore germination protein, whose protein sequence is MRKILLSLVAAVSLLLGSGCGLKDIDKRFFVIVVGIDKGDSSLFKVTLKLAIPSPRTEPGEAKFQTISQEADSIAEAVRLMKSKVDKEFDFGQAKDIVIGKSFADTHEIGHSLDFFFRRRDIQEIANVSIGEPDAATVINAKPLSERLPGNSLILAFSDEGTESPYIIKTPLFDYYRRIFDLGKDPYLPIIRALEETFVINRVAILKTNYKRLELNPDETAALNQLARGYKRFVIKSPPNEPRLTFSSTRLKSTYKILTPKNGDPVIRFHIRVDVEAEESEEKLFEKNWHDLERLAATQLKDQYLELLTKLQKHGVDPIGFGIRYRATRHEKSKEYENWRKIYPNVRFDIRVAVHFRGTGIIK, encoded by the coding sequence ATGCGTAAAATCCTTCTCAGCCTTGTTGCCGCAGTATCCCTGCTGCTTGGATCCGGCTGCGGCTTGAAAGACATCGACAAACGCTTCTTCGTGATCGTCGTCGGCATCGACAAAGGAGATTCGAGCCTCTTCAAGGTAACGCTGAAATTAGCCATTCCTTCCCCGCGAACGGAACCGGGCGAAGCCAAGTTCCAAACCATCAGCCAGGAAGCGGACAGCATCGCCGAAGCGGTCCGGCTCATGAAATCGAAGGTCGACAAGGAGTTCGATTTCGGACAAGCGAAAGACATCGTCATCGGCAAGTCCTTCGCAGACACGCACGAAATCGGACATTCGCTGGACTTTTTTTTCCGTCGACGCGACATTCAAGAAATCGCGAACGTATCGATCGGGGAACCCGATGCCGCGACCGTCATCAATGCGAAACCGCTCTCCGAGCGGCTGCCGGGAAACTCTCTGATTTTGGCGTTTTCCGACGAGGGCACGGAGTCCCCCTACATCATCAAAACGCCTTTGTTCGACTACTACAGAAGAATATTTGATCTGGGCAAAGATCCTTATTTGCCGATTATCCGCGCTTTGGAGGAAACGTTTGTCATTAACCGGGTAGCCATCTTAAAAACGAACTACAAGCGGCTCGAGCTTAATCCGGACGAAACGGCTGCACTGAACCAACTCGCACGGGGATACAAGCGGTTCGTCATCAAAAGCCCGCCAAACGAACCGAGGCTCACCTTCTCCTCCACCCGGTTGAAAAGCACGTACAAAATACTGACCCCGAAAAACGGCGATCCCGTTATCCGTTTCCATATTCGTGTGGATGTGGAGGCGGAGGAATCCGAGGAGAAGCTTTTCGAAAAAAATTGGCATGACTTGGAGCGATTGGCCGCCACTCAACTTAAGGACCAATATCTGGAGTTGCTGACCAAATTGCAGAAGCACGGAGTGGATCCGATCGGGTTCGGCATCCGCTACAGGGCGACGCGGCACGAGAAAAGCAAGGAATACGAGAATTGGCGGAAGATTTATCCGAACGTACGCTTCGATATCCGCGTGGCCGTCCATTTCAGAGGGACGGGCATTATCAAGTAA